In bacterium HR17, one genomic interval encodes:
- the iolE_3 gene encoding Inosose dehydratase: MATRRQFLRQTAGSLLGAATAVAAELQKTQGKPAWKLGLQSYSLRAMPFDKAVATVKQLGLTYLEAFPGHLPLERAAEAKKVLNEHGVRLIAYGVVGMRNDEGALRRLFDFAKTMGIEVLTADPTPDSFDLLDKLVDEYGIYVAIHNHGPGSRYPGVDSVLKAIQGHHERIGLCYDTGHAARAGDDIVEGVRKIGQRIYGVHLKDVNAEKRDVVIGTGTLDIKGFLKALKRVGFNGALMVEYELEPANPVPGIRQSLEFVKKALAESE; the protein is encoded by the coding sequence ATGGCGACGCGACGGCAATTTTTGCGCCAAACAGCGGGCTCTTTGTTGGGTGCGGCGACAGCCGTCGCAGCGGAACTGCAAAAAACGCAAGGCAAACCCGCATGGAAGTTAGGGCTGCAAAGTTACTCGCTGCGGGCGATGCCCTTTGACAAAGCGGTCGCGACGGTCAAACAGTTGGGCTTGACCTACCTTGAAGCCTTTCCGGGGCATTTGCCGTTGGAACGTGCGGCGGAAGCGAAAAAGGTGTTGAACGAACACGGCGTTCGGTTGATCGCTTACGGCGTGGTCGGTATGCGCAACGATGAAGGGGCACTGCGACGGTTGTTTGATTTCGCCAAGACGATGGGCATTGAGGTGCTCACGGCAGACCCTACCCCTGACAGTTTTGACCTGTTGGACAAACTCGTGGATGAATACGGCATCTATGTCGCCATCCACAATCACGGACCGGGCAGCCGTTATCCGGGCGTGGATAGCGTGCTCAAAGCCATTCAGGGACATCACGAGCGCATCGGGTTGTGCTACGACACAGGGCACGCAGCGCGAGCGGGCGACGACATCGTGGAAGGGGTGCGCAAGATCGGTCAACGCATTTACGGCGTGCACCTGAAGGATGTCAATGCCGAAAAGCGCGATGTCGTCATCGGCACGGGGACGCTGGACATCAAAGGGTTCTTGAAAGCGCTCAAGAGGGTGGGATTTAACGGTGCCCTCATGGTGGAGTATGAGTTGGAACCCGCCAATCCCGTGCCGGGCATCCGGCAGTCTCTGGAATTTGTGAAGAAAGCGTTGGCGGAGTCAGAATGA
- the recD gene encoding RecBCD enzyme subunit RecD produces MVGGEGWLSRLVGYYLETLKNSRSASLGWTINILRGRTHAFVDVAALCDEEPLLSSDRGEVSFRLHKQLPKVEVDVAAGEEEEGAIESEFEPDPDREHAFARLRTMAQRNALNPYEREFLYAYPFVVGLVRNERICAPLFTVPCSVESDLQTGEVIAHLLADELEANMRLWGHILPEGDQRLLQEKVFRDTLMELPLDSDELLALFQRLRNAFPPLMDRCPSEWHWHLSPLADLKNWEQKGIRIVSCAAVIWTVRVHHYLRADLEALVNGSAGNVDESVLRLFSPDFLKTPYAIQTRDHEVEPAPLEELVFPLKSNPDQRRVAKALEHHSLIVVQGPPGTGKSETIANLICHLVAQGKTVLLSSQKNKALEVVAERLNNLGIKYLAMTLLRGDKESRQRLVTELQTLDGYLQQYPASVLEGRRKQLNDELTESQRHLSAIQKEFEKQWQEERDKSEKYRQFHVTRKDDLFPTQALVPDGDENSLASALTRYAQCYAQCSQLWQKLTSWSERLKVFHKKINWREDMAQWRDRWQNWLAEAEALCAELVDEQEVIDCARRLWRVVSEDVCHLDAEMERLKIASVAAQDAWRAWSDVSDNFGENSQAFQIAERLERSNDIYPSEPQNEFLQAVGEYARSFWEAKTFWGEFVSWTKSNSVDLHDQFVNCLLDEIRTLLLNSEKIAQKLTDARVRRWLDILGKNASNHDQLARLAKQLQVALQEVERWWGSIQRLRTQSGEESLEAAQRLSILPEDLRTAMASAFEIFYRNAQTALMLPRWHPRCWLAQRRALSSIAPFSATTLKSDTWIRVLKQRDIIALESEYRKLVTILEHADLEARLDKLLGELAYPILNLDWMRAFSDWQSLRGELEALEGALWVLQESHAILRNNLWATLPQFFEPLKRALKTRDVSAIEEHLPRCKAWLESLPAFAKALRLEQEKLHGCPTLLAWTREQMIEVDVLPDDWLWRLKILLQLAVARRKFHEAVKVLSPPLLQALNTLDAHDWSEIYRRLHQAQRGLLLISKVRKLLSEIESELTLLPDAIQRVCKLLSSFEVQGCKEAIEAAKKFCDAFDPFAEAQWIAHSVWHQSEHVLIWARQMVENNGSQVPDGFFEKAYRAIIAYRLRQFVEQDRTRTRKSTDELSVAFSRQLKKFPDLAKRLLENSIQCRLKDAYPCYRDQLVTLRRLLQRTGRKVVSFERLKSQVNFDAVLAVFPCWIMALDDVARVFPLKAGLFDVVIIDEASQCFPPAVLPALYRAKKAVIVGDSKQLPADEVLFFNRAVNEDLKRKYGIEDLHPLAFDVAESSLLDLADHFCECSLLLSEHLRSLPEIIRFSNERFYGGRLRVMTGLKALLPPPEGAPPDGSFEVILVQSDNQTNLHELPAGLKLCRVDEPVQEEGKVNRAEARALTEDLFRRIFDPQYEGLSFGVLSLFREQADYIARLIYDHPLYPQLPDRHRSGLERFLVSTVDGFQGDERDVIFYAFRFAPNSLPQEIHSIQMGERGEKRMNVAFTRARKKVICYISRPPNEFPPGLVRDYLLYALNPSAGLSPYGEPFDSPFEQEVCEELRKLGLDVVPQYPACGYHIDLMVRDPKTGKCIAVECDGERYHYDEHGRLIANDLYRQEVLERAGWTVVRVPSRKWYGGERQRCMQRILDAQKS; encoded by the coding sequence TTGGTTGGGGGCGAGGGATGGCTCAGTCGGTTAGTGGGTTACTACCTTGAAACGCTGAAAAATTCGCGATCCGCTTCGCTGGGATGGACAATCAACATCCTGCGTGGACGCACCCACGCCTTTGTGGATGTCGCTGCGTTGTGCGATGAGGAACCGTTGCTGAGTAGCGATCGGGGTGAGGTGTCGTTCAGACTGCACAAACAATTGCCCAAAGTAGAAGTGGATGTCGCGGCAGGTGAAGAAGAGGAGGGTGCGATTGAAAGCGAGTTTGAACCAGACCCAGACCGAGAACACGCATTTGCCCGTTTGCGAACAATGGCTCAACGGAATGCCCTCAACCCTTATGAGCGTGAGTTCCTTTATGCTTACCCTTTTGTCGTCGGTTTAGTGAGGAACGAAAGAATTTGCGCCCCTCTGTTTACTGTCCCATGCAGCGTGGAGAGCGACTTGCAGACAGGGGAAGTCATTGCCCATCTCCTTGCAGACGAGTTGGAAGCGAACATGCGCCTTTGGGGACACATTCTCCCTGAAGGCGATCAACGCCTCCTTCAGGAGAAGGTGTTCCGAGACACTTTAATGGAGTTGCCTTTGGACAGCGACGAACTCCTCGCCCTGTTCCAACGCCTCCGCAATGCGTTCCCACCGTTGATGGATCGCTGCCCTTCGGAATGGCATTGGCACCTGTCTCCTTTAGCAGACCTCAAAAACTGGGAGCAAAAAGGTATAAGGATCGTCTCGTGTGCTGCCGTCATCTGGACTGTTCGCGTTCACCATTACCTTCGCGCAGATTTAGAAGCCCTTGTTAATGGGTCGGCTGGGAACGTTGACGAATCTGTATTACGACTTTTCAGCCCCGATTTTCTCAAGACCCCTTATGCAATCCAAACGCGTGACCATGAGGTTGAGCCAGCGCCACTGGAAGAACTCGTTTTCCCTCTCAAAAGCAATCCGGACCAGCGACGGGTTGCTAAAGCCCTTGAGCATCATTCGCTTATTGTCGTGCAAGGTCCTCCTGGCACTGGGAAATCGGAGACAATTGCCAACCTGATTTGCCACCTTGTCGCTCAGGGCAAAACAGTGCTACTCTCCAGCCAAAAGAACAAGGCGTTGGAAGTCGTCGCTGAACGGCTCAACAACCTTGGCATCAAGTACTTGGCGATGACACTGCTGAGAGGTGATAAGGAGTCGCGCCAGCGCTTGGTAACAGAGTTGCAAACGCTGGACGGATACTTACAGCAATACCCTGCCAGTGTCTTGGAAGGACGGCGCAAGCAACTCAATGACGAACTGACGGAGTCGCAAAGACACCTAAGCGCAATTCAAAAAGAATTTGAAAAGCAATGGCAAGAGGAACGAGACAAGTCAGAAAAATACCGTCAGTTTCATGTGACTCGCAAAGACGACTTATTTCCGACGCAGGCTTTGGTTCCAGATGGAGATGAAAACTCTTTAGCGAGCGCCCTAACCCGATACGCTCAGTGTTATGCCCAATGCTCCCAACTGTGGCAGAAGTTGACATCATGGTCTGAAAGGTTGAAGGTTTTTCACAAGAAAATCAATTGGAGGGAGGACATGGCTCAGTGGCGTGACCGATGGCAGAACTGGCTTGCCGAAGCGGAAGCGTTGTGCGCCGAACTGGTTGACGAACAGGAAGTCATTGATTGCGCCCGTCGTCTCTGGCGCGTCGTTTCCGAAGATGTCTGTCATCTTGATGCCGAAATGGAACGACTCAAAATCGCCTCAGTCGCAGCGCAGGATGCATGGCGAGCGTGGTCAGATGTTTCCGATAACTTTGGGGAAAACTCCCAGGCGTTTCAAATTGCCGAGCGGCTGGAACGAAGCAATGACATTTACCCATCAGAACCTCAAAATGAGTTTCTGCAAGCCGTCGGGGAGTATGCGCGTTCGTTTTGGGAAGCCAAAACATTTTGGGGTGAGTTCGTGAGTTGGACGAAATCAAACTCCGTCGATTTGCACGACCAGTTTGTTAACTGTTTGCTCGATGAAATCCGCACTCTCCTGTTGAATAGTGAAAAGATCGCTCAGAAGTTAACCGATGCAAGGGTGAGGCGATGGTTGGATATTTTGGGCAAAAACGCTTCAAACCATGACCAACTTGCCCGTCTCGCTAAGCAACTTCAGGTTGCCTTGCAAGAGGTGGAGCGCTGGTGGGGCTCAATCCAGCGGTTGCGCACTCAATCGGGAGAAGAATCGTTGGAAGCCGCTCAGCGATTGAGCATCCTCCCTGAAGATTTGCGGACCGCAATGGCATCTGCTTTTGAGATTTTCTACCGAAATGCTCAAACAGCCCTAATGCTTCCTCGTTGGCACCCAAGATGTTGGTTGGCACAGCGACGAGCCCTAAGTTCAATAGCCCCGTTCTCAGCGACAACGCTCAAGTCCGATACATGGATTCGGGTTTTGAAGCAACGAGACATCATTGCTTTGGAGAGCGAGTATCGCAAACTCGTCACAATCCTTGAACACGCCGATTTAGAAGCACGGTTAGACAAACTGCTGGGTGAACTGGCTTATCCTATTCTGAATTTGGACTGGATGAGAGCATTCTCAGATTGGCAGAGCCTTAGAGGGGAGCTAGAAGCGCTTGAAGGAGCGCTCTGGGTGCTTCAGGAAAGTCATGCGATACTGCGAAACAACCTGTGGGCAACTCTGCCTCAATTCTTTGAACCGCTGAAGCGAGCCTTAAAGACGAGAGACGTTTCTGCAATTGAAGAACACCTACCTCGTTGCAAAGCATGGTTAGAAAGCCTTCCCGCTTTCGCTAAAGCGCTGCGCTTGGAGCAAGAGAAGTTGCACGGTTGCCCAACACTTTTAGCGTGGACACGGGAGCAGATGATTGAAGTTGATGTTTTGCCCGATGATTGGTTGTGGCGGTTAAAAATTCTTCTTCAATTGGCGGTAGCGAGGCGCAAATTTCACGAGGCGGTGAAAGTGCTATCGCCTCCGTTGCTTCAAGCCTTAAACACTTTAGATGCGCACGATTGGTCCGAAATCTATCGTAGACTTCATCAAGCACAGAGGGGTTTGCTTCTCATTAGCAAAGTGCGAAAACTGCTCTCTGAGATTGAAAGCGAACTAACGCTTCTGCCAGATGCCATCCAACGCGTTTGCAAGTTGCTCTCCAGTTTTGAGGTGCAAGGGTGCAAAGAAGCGATAGAGGCGGCGAAGAAGTTCTGTGATGCCTTTGATCCCTTCGCGGAGGCACAGTGGATTGCTCACTCCGTTTGGCATCAAAGTGAGCATGTTTTAATTTGGGCTCGTCAGATGGTGGAAAACAACGGCAGTCAGGTCCCTGACGGCTTTTTTGAAAAAGCATATCGCGCTATCATTGCCTATCGGCTACGACAATTCGTAGAGCAAGACCGGACGCGAACGAGAAAATCAACTGACGAGTTGTCCGTCGCCTTCTCGCGCCAACTTAAAAAGTTTCCCGATTTGGCGAAGCGGCTGCTGGAAAACAGCATTCAATGCCGTCTGAAAGACGCTTACCCCTGTTACCGCGATCAATTGGTGACTTTGCGGCGCCTCCTCCAAAGGACGGGTAGAAAGGTCGTGAGTTTTGAGCGGTTGAAATCACAGGTCAATTTTGACGCTGTCCTTGCCGTGTTTCCCTGCTGGATCATGGCTCTGGACGATGTGGCGCGGGTATTTCCCCTCAAAGCCGGTTTGTTTGATGTCGTCATAATAGACGAGGCGTCACAATGCTTCCCACCTGCCGTTCTCCCTGCCCTTTATCGGGCTAAGAAAGCCGTCATTGTCGGTGACAGCAAACAATTACCCGCCGATGAGGTCCTCTTCTTCAACCGAGCCGTCAACGAGGACTTAAAACGCAAATATGGGATAGAAGACTTGCATCCCCTCGCTTTTGATGTCGCAGAGTCATCCCTTTTAGACCTTGCCGACCATTTTTGCGAATGCTCCTTGCTCTTGAGCGAGCACTTGCGCAGCCTCCCTGAGATCATACGCTTCAGTAACGAACGGTTCTATGGAGGGAGGTTGCGCGTCATGACGGGGCTGAAAGCCCTGTTGCCACCCCCTGAGGGTGCACCGCCTGATGGCTCTTTTGAGGTTATTTTGGTGCAGTCAGACAACCAAACTAACTTGCATGAATTGCCTGCCGGTCTCAAACTCTGTCGGGTTGATGAACCGGTCCAAGAGGAGGGAAAAGTCAACAGGGCAGAAGCCCGAGCGTTGACGGAAGACTTGTTTAGGCGGATTTTTGATCCACAATATGAAGGTTTGTCCTTCGGGGTCTTGTCCCTCTTTCGGGAGCAAGCCGATTACATCGCCCGCCTAATCTACGACCATCCTCTCTACCCCCAACTGCCAGACCGCCACCGAAGTGGTCTTGAACGCTTCCTTGTCTCAACAGTGGACGGCTTTCAGGGTGACGAGAGAGATGTCATCTTTTACGCCTTTCGCTTCGCACCTAATTCGTTGCCGCAGGAAATTCATAGCATCCAAATGGGGGAGCGGGGCGAAAAACGCATGAATGTGGCTTTCACCCGTGCCCGTAAAAAAGTCATCTGCTACATCAGCCGACCGCCGAACGAATTTCCACCTGGCTTGGTGCGTGACTACCTGCTATATGCTTTGAACCCATCCGCAGGTCTTTCCCCTTACGGTGAACCTTTTGACAGTCCGTTTGAGCAAGAGGTCTGTGAGGAACTGAGGAAACTAGGGCTTGATGTCGTGCCACAATATCCTGCCTGCGGTTATCACATTGACTTGATGGTGCGTGACCCCAAAACGGGCAAATGCATCGCTGTGGAGTGCGACGGTGAGCGCTACCATTATGATGAGCACGGGCGGCTTATTGCAAATGACCTGTATCGGCAGGAGGTCTTGGAACGGGCTGGCTGGACGGTTGTGCGAGTCCCGTCCCGTAAATGGTATGGTGGAGAGCGTCAACGGTGCATGCAACGAATTTTAGACGCCCAGAAAAGTTGA
- the gfo_5 gene encoding Glucose--fructose oxidoreductase, protein MFRIALVGCGRIMPAHLHAYKTLWELGIRNFRIVALVARKEEDALRFRKRGEGPPPRPPVTTNPADPLGKPHLYVSDIHDDVLPEVFTDWRAMLERTEVDLVDIYTTVHTHHEIAVAALEAGKHVQVEKPMAVTVRAGRLMVDAARRAGRVLMVAESVRYSELNRMVRWVIGQGVLGDLQAFHAFSFGSDWSPDKVVAQTPWRHQKLLAGGGAAIDIGVHLWHLARYWCGEVDEVFAYTPILEPVRYLRNGQGTVVQRVHPDADDTFWALCRFERGAYGVTAFSWAGRGGRIGAPISVFGTKGCVIGDRLKLDDGTDVSVHDFFETHAGPADKERLFPMGVRDPFALEKWDWLQAIEGGRQPEASGDEGLRDLATAFAMCESFVVRQPVRVAAVLDGEVNAYQRPIDAHYGFQ, encoded by the coding sequence ATGTTCCGTATCGCCTTGGTTGGCTGTGGGCGCATCATGCCGGCGCACCTGCACGCTTACAAAACGCTGTGGGAGTTGGGCATCCGCAACTTTCGCATCGTCGCGTTGGTCGCCCGAAAGGAAGAAGACGCCCTGCGGTTCCGCAAGCGGGGCGAGGGTCCGCCGCCCCGACCGCCCGTGACGACCAACCCTGCCGACCCCTTGGGCAAGCCCCACCTGTATGTCAGCGACATCCACGACGATGTGTTACCCGAGGTGTTTACCGATTGGCGGGCGATGTTGGAGCGCACCGAGGTGGACTTGGTAGACATCTACACGACAGTCCACACGCACCACGAAATCGCCGTCGCTGCACTGGAAGCGGGCAAACATGTGCAAGTGGAAAAGCCGATGGCGGTGACGGTGCGGGCAGGCAGGTTGATGGTGGACGCTGCCCGTCGCGCCGGGCGCGTCCTGATGGTCGCCGAAAGCGTCCGTTACAGCGAACTCAACCGCATGGTCCGCTGGGTCATCGGACAGGGTGTTTTGGGTGACCTTCAAGCCTTCCATGCCTTCAGTTTCGGCAGCGACTGGTCGCCTGACAAGGTCGTTGCCCAAACGCCTTGGCGGCACCAAAAACTACTGGCGGGGGGCGGCGCCGCGATTGACATCGGTGTCCACCTTTGGCATTTGGCTCGTTACTGGTGCGGCGAAGTAGATGAGGTGTTCGCCTACACCCCCATTCTTGAGCCCGTCCGCTACCTGCGAAACGGGCAAGGCACCGTCGTTCAAAGGGTGCATCCGGACGCTGACGACACCTTTTGGGCACTGTGCCGGTTTGAACGGGGCGCTTACGGTGTGACGGCTTTCAGTTGGGCGGGCCGGGGCGGGCGCATCGGCGCCCCGATCAGCGTCTTCGGGACGAAGGGGTGTGTCATTGGCGACCGGCTGAAACTGGACGATGGCACCGATGTCAGCGTCCACGACTTCTTTGAGACCCACGCCGGTCCCGCTGACAAAGAGCGTCTCTTTCCAATGGGCGTGCGGGATCCCTTCGCGCTGGAAAAGTGGGATTGGCTGCAAGCGATAGAAGGCGGGCGTCAACCGGAAGCCAGCGGCGACGAAGGGTTGCGGGATTTGGCGACGGCGTTCGCGATGTGTGAATCCTTCGTCGTTCGCCAACCCGTCCGCGTCGCCGCCGTGTTAGACGGCGAGGTGAACGCTTACCAACGCCCCATTGATGCCCACTATGGGTTCCAGTGA
- the ppdK gene encoding Pyruvate, phosphate dikinase, whose amino-acid sequence MARRQKRVYLFEEGKAEMRMLLGNKGANLAEMTNLGLPVPPGFTITTEVCREYYRNGGKLPDGLMDEVRRAMARVEKKVGRKFGDPQNPLLVSVRSGAPASMPGMMDTILNLGLNDQTVQGLIQQTNDERFAYDAYRRFVQMFGDIVMGVERDEFEHILDDLKARRAQALGKDPKEVRDTDLTVDDLKEAVQRFKALVREKTAREFPDDPWQQLEMAIEAVFRSWNNPRAISYRRINNIPHDLGTGVNVQAMVFGNMGWDSGTGVGFTRDPATGKPGLYAEYLPNAQGEDVVAGIRTPLDIQWLAQNMPHIYEELLGYAQRLERHYKDMQDIEFTVEKGKLYILQTRTGKRTGLAAIRIAVDMVHEGLITPEEAILKVDARLLEQLLHPQFEPQALQSAQQIAKGIAASPGAAAGRVVFTSQDAVEWAKRGERVILVRRMTSPDDIDGMHAARGILTSEGGRTSHAAVVARAMGKTCVVGCRDIAIDYERKQFSVNGLVVKEGDYISVDGTNGIVYLGDIPVVPSEIIRVITGEMKPEESELYRYYAEFMQWVDERRKLGVQANADKPEEARLARLLGAEGIGLARTEHMFFAPDRLPHFQRLILADDPKEREEATAKILPFQRQDFYGLLKEMDGLPVIIRLLDPPLHEFLPHTEQEARELAERLGKPFEEVWAKTLRLHEHNPMLGHRGCRLGVTFPEIYRMQVRAIMEAACQLKREGYNPKPKIEIPLVGHVNELIVTRKDAEEVAEQVIAETGVRVDYLIGTMIEIPRACVVADQIAKFADFFSFGTNDLTQTTFGFSRDDVEAKFMAHYLEEVPGKEGTPILKANPFEVLDREGVGELMRLCAQKARSVKPNLEIGICGEHGGEPSSVWFCHELGLNYVSCSAFRVPVARLAAAQAAVQERLVAEKAVAKRRRKQLVEVRD is encoded by the coding sequence GTGGCACGCCGACAAAAACGCGTTTACCTGTTTGAGGAAGGCAAAGCGGAGATGCGGATGCTGCTGGGCAACAAGGGCGCCAACTTGGCGGAGATGACTAACTTGGGGTTGCCCGTCCCACCTGGCTTCACCATCACCACTGAAGTCTGCCGTGAGTATTACCGCAACGGTGGCAAACTGCCCGACGGGTTGATGGACGAAGTGCGCCGGGCGATGGCGAGGGTGGAGAAGAAGGTCGGGCGCAAGTTCGGCGACCCTCAGAACCCGTTGCTCGTTTCCGTCCGGTCAGGCGCGCCGGCGTCCATGCCGGGCATGATGGACACTATCTTGAACTTGGGGCTCAACGACCAAACGGTGCAAGGGCTCATCCAGCAGACGAACGACGAGCGGTTTGCCTACGACGCCTACCGGCGGTTCGTGCAGATGTTCGGCGACATCGTGATGGGCGTGGAGCGGGACGAGTTTGAGCACATCTTAGACGACCTCAAAGCCCGCCGCGCCCAAGCGCTGGGCAAAGACCCCAAAGAGGTCCGCGACACCGATTTGACGGTGGACGACCTGAAAGAAGCCGTCCAGCGCTTCAAGGCGCTCGTTCGCGAAAAGACCGCGCGGGAGTTTCCTGATGACCCGTGGCAGCAGTTGGAGATGGCGATTGAAGCCGTCTTCCGTAGTTGGAACAATCCCCGCGCTATCAGTTACCGCCGCATCAACAACATCCCGCACGATTTGGGCACGGGCGTCAATGTCCAAGCGATGGTCTTCGGCAACATGGGTTGGGACAGCGGCACGGGTGTCGGGTTCACCCGCGACCCTGCGACAGGCAAGCCGGGGCTTTACGCCGAGTATCTTCCCAATGCGCAGGGGGAAGATGTCGTCGCAGGCATCCGCACGCCGTTGGACATCCAATGGCTCGCCCAAAACATGCCCCACATCTATGAGGAACTACTGGGCTACGCCCAGCGCCTTGAACGGCACTACAAGGACATGCAGGACATTGAGTTCACCGTTGAAAAGGGCAAACTCTACATCCTACAGACCCGCACGGGCAAGCGGACAGGTTTGGCAGCAATCCGCATCGCCGTTGACATGGTGCACGAAGGGCTCATCACGCCCGAGGAAGCCATCCTGAAAGTGGACGCACGGTTGCTGGAGCAACTGCTGCACCCACAGTTTGAACCGCAAGCGTTGCAATCGGCGCAGCAAATCGCCAAGGGCATCGCAGCGTCCCCCGGCGCGGCGGCGGGGCGCGTCGTGTTCACTTCGCAGGACGCTGTTGAGTGGGCGAAACGGGGCGAACGGGTCATCTTGGTGCGCCGCATGACTTCACCCGATGACATTGATGGGATGCACGCCGCACGGGGCATCCTGACCAGCGAGGGCGGGCGCACCAGCCATGCCGCTGTCGTCGCCCGTGCGATGGGCAAGACTTGCGTCGTCGGCTGCCGCGATATCGCCATTGACTATGAGCGCAAACAGTTCAGCGTCAACGGTTTAGTCGTCAAAGAAGGTGACTACATCAGCGTTGACGGCACCAACGGCATCGTCTATCTGGGCGACATCCCTGTCGTGCCCAGCGAAATCATCCGCGTCATCACCGGCGAGATGAAGCCCGAAGAGAGCGAACTCTACCGTTACTACGCCGAGTTCATGCAGTGGGTGGACGAACGGCGCAAGTTGGGCGTGCAAGCCAACGCCGACAAACCCGAAGAGGCACGGTTGGCGCGCCTGCTGGGCGCTGAAGGCATCGGGCTGGCGCGCACCGAGCACATGTTCTTTGCCCCTGACCGTTTGCCCCACTTCCAGCGGCTCATCCTTGCTGACGACCCCAAAGAGCGCGAAGAAGCCACGGCGAAAATCTTGCCCTTCCAACGGCAGGACTTTTACGGGTTGCTCAAGGAGATGGACGGGTTGCCCGTCATCATTCGCCTGCTGGACCCCCCCTTGCACGAATTCCTGCCTCACACCGAGCAGGAAGCCCGCGAACTGGCGGAGCGGTTGGGCAAGCCCTTTGAAGAAGTCTGGGCAAAAACGCTGCGGCTGCACGAGCACAACCCGATGCTGGGGCATCGCGGCTGCCGGTTGGGCGTGACCTTCCCCGAAATCTACCGCATGCAAGTGCGCGCCATTATGGAAGCGGCATGCCAACTCAAGCGCGAAGGCTACAACCCCAAGCCTAAGATTGAAATCCCGCTGGTCGGGCATGTCAACGAACTGATCGTCACCCGCAAGGACGCCGAGGAAGTCGCTGAGCAGGTCATCGCCGAGACGGGCGTGCGGGTAGACTACTTGATCGGCACGATGATTGAAATCCCCCGCGCCTGCGTAGTCGCCGACCAAATCGCCAAGTTCGCTGACTTCTTCAGTTTCGGCACCAATGACCTGACCCAAACGACCTTCGGTTTCAGCCGCGACGATGTGGAAGCCAAGTTCATGGCGCACTACCTTGAAGAAGTGCCGGGCAAAGAGGGCACGCCGATTCTAAAGGCGAACCCCTTTGAAGTCCTTGACCGCGAGGGCGTAGGCGAACTGATGCGTTTGTGTGCCCAGAAGGCACGCTCCGTGAAACCCAACTTGGAAATCGGCATTTGTGGTGAGCATGGTGGCGAGCCCAGCAGCGTGTGGTTCTGCCACGAACTCGGGCTCAACTATGTCAGTTGCTCCGCCTTCCGCGTCCCTGTCGCGCGATTGGCAGCGGCACAAGCCGCTGTGCAAGAGCGGTTGGTCGCCGAAAAAGCCGTCGCCAAACGCCGCCGCAAGCAACTTGTAGAAGTGCGCGACTGA
- a CDS encoding Oxalate-binding protein, with translation MIVRDAAAVAAQPVAEADGVAVRWLIGDTEGAPNFHMRLFELQPGAATPWHQHPWEHEVFVLDGEGVVRSEQGEYPLKAGTVVFVPPNEWHQFRAHPEKPLKFLCLIPARNACLTLLSPTSAATTVQHTTND, from the coding sequence ATGATTGTGCGCGACGCTGCTGCTGTCGCGGCGCAACCGGTCGCTGAAGCGGACGGCGTAGCCGTGCGGTGGCTCATCGGCGATACCGAGGGCGCGCCGAACTTTCACATGCGCCTGTTTGAGTTGCAGCCAGGTGCCGCGACGCCATGGCATCAACACCCTTGGGAACATGAGGTGTTCGTGTTGGACGGCGAAGGGGTCGTTCGCAGCGAGCAAGGGGAGTACCCGCTCAAGGCAGGCACTGTCGTGTTTGTTCCGCCCAACGAGTGGCATCAATTTCGGGCGCATCCCGAAAAGCCTCTGAAGTTCCTTTGCCTTATCCCCGCCCGCAACGCTTGCCTGACGCTTCTTTCTCCCACAAGTGCCGCTACAACGGTGCAACACACGACAAATGACTAA
- the glpQ gene encoding Glycerophosphodiester phosphodiesterase — MLVIGGEAIDCRLVPLLLDAFAGVNIERRFKEVIKMRTRPMLIAHRGCSGRYPENTLRAFREALKLPVDGIELDVRRTRDGVLVVIHDETVDRTTFGSGRVSELTWDELRQLDAGAWKGDEFAGECIPRFEEVLELVKGQTVLHVEIKEVGTETQIAETLRHYDAERWVKLASFHPEAVASARRAAPETAGVLIGGLRVGNDDATFQRFVHTALQHGASAVSVHYSVATPQRVRYCHQRYLFVGVWTVNDADLARQLVAMGVDAIASDYPERILAALPDGAGQDILQQ; from the coding sequence ATGTTGGTGATAGGTGGCGAGGCGATTGATTGCCGTCTTGTGCCTCTGTTGCTTGACGCCTTCGCAGGCGTTAACATAGAGCGACGGTTTAAAGAGGTGATAAAAATGCGGACGCGCCCGATGTTGATTGCCCATCGGGGGTGTTCGGGGCGTTACCCTGAAAACACGCTGCGGGCGTTTCGAGAAGCGCTCAAGTTGCCCGTTGATGGAATTGAGTTGGATGTGCGACGGACGCGTGACGGCGTGCTCGTCGTCATCCATGACGAGACCGTTGACCGCACGACTTTCGGCAGCGGGCGCGTCAGCGAGTTGACTTGGGACGAGTTGCGCCAATTGGACGCAGGTGCGTGGAAGGGCGATGAGTTTGCGGGTGAATGCATCCCGCGTTTTGAAGAGGTGCTGGAGTTGGTCAAGGGGCAAACAGTGCTGCACGTGGAAATCAAGGAAGTCGGGACGGAAACGCAAATCGCCGAAACGCTGCGACACTACGACGCTGAGCGCTGGGTTAAACTCGCCAGTTTTCACCCCGAAGCGGTGGCGTCTGCGCGCCGAGCAGCACCTGAGACAGCGGGGGTTTTAATTGGTGGGCTGCGCGTGGGGAACGACGATGCGACCTTTCAGCGTTTTGTGCACACGGCGTTGCAGCATGGTGCCAGCGCCGTCTCGGTGCACTATTCCGTTGCGACTCCGCAACGGGTGCGCTATTGTCACCAGCGCTATCTGTTCGTCGGCGTGTGGACGGTCAACGATGCCGACTTGGCGCGGCAATTGGTGGCGATGGGCGTTGATGCTATCGCCTCTGATTACCCTGAGCGTATTCTTGCCGCGTTACCTGATGGGGCAGGGCAAGACATTTTGCAGCAATAG